One Oryza sativa Japonica Group chromosome 8, ASM3414082v1 DNA window includes the following coding sequences:
- the LOC112936215 gene encoding uncharacterized protein, which yields MAGGGVKGFYRQKKKGGVAKKPISRKKLPPQNCSESQDCGDHDLGDEVEEQLQQFDMDMTYGPCIGMTRLRRWERAAAMGLRPPPRLRDLLLPPPAPHPLPSSSSSPAKILTGSSGGGGSTSVQGECLWEGKVS from the exons atggccggcggcggcgtgaaggGCTTCTACCGGCAGAAGAAGAAAGGCGGCGTCGCCAAGAAACCAATATCCAGAAAGAAATTACCGCCACAGAACTGCTCCGAATCCCAAG ATTGCGGTGATCATGATCTTGGCGACGAGGTGGAGGAGCAGCTGCAGCAGTTCGACATGGACATGACGTACGGCCCGTGCATCGGCATGACGCGCCTCCGACGGtgggagcgcgccgccgccatgggccTGCGACCGCCGCCCCGTCTCCGGGACCTACTCCTGCCACCTCCGGCGCCTCATCCTCTGCCATCGTCTTCTTCGTCTCCGGCCAAGATTCtcaccggcagcagcggcggcggcggtagcacCTCCGTGCAGGGCGAGTGCCTCTGGGAAGGCAAAGTGAGCTAG